GCGCGCGCCGGCGAGCGCGGCGCGCAGCTGCAGCGGGTCCTGGCAGGTCTCGATCAGCAGCAGGTCGCAGCCGCCCGCGAGCAGCCCCTCGACCAGCGGCTCGTAGGCGTCGCGAAGGCCGGAAAACGCAATGTGTCCGAGACTGGGCAGCTTGGTGCCGGGGCCCATGGACCCGGCCACGAAACGGGGCCGGCCGTCGGCGGCGTGGTCGTCGGCCACGCGGCGCGCGATCTCCGCGGAGACGCGGGCCAGGCGCCGCGCTTCGCCGCCCTGGCCGAACTCGTCGAGCACCACGGGGAACGCGCCGAAGCTGTTGGTCTCGATCACGTCGCAGCCGGCGCGCAGGAAATCGTCGTGGATGTCGGCGATCAGGTCCGGGCGGGTCAGGTTCAGCCACTCGTTCAGCCCCTCGTGGCCGGCGAAGTCGTCGAGCGCGGGCGCGCGGAACTGGATGCTGGTGCCCATGGCGCCGTCGCAGACCAGCACGCGCTCGCGCAAGGCTTCCCGGAAATCCGCCAACCTTCACCGTCCCGAACTGCAGAGATGCGCATCGAGGGATCCGCTGTTATCATCGCCAGCAACGCCACACATCTTAAACAGGATCGATCGACATGAAAATAGGCAAGACCCTGGCCGCACGGCGCGACCCCTTCTTCAGCTTCGAGCTCACGCCCCCCGAACGCGGCATGAGCATCAGCGACGTGACCGAGATCGTGGATCAGCTCATCCCGTTCGATCCCCTGTTCATCGACGTGACCAACCACGCCGCCGACTCCTGGTTCGAGGAACTGGACGGCGCCTCCTACGTGCGCCACATCACCCGCAAGAGACCCGGCACGCTGGGCCTCTGCGCCGCCCTGAAGTACCGCTACGACGTGGAGACGGTGCCGCACCTGCTGTGCCACGGCTTCACCCAGGAGGAAACCGAGGATGCGCTGATCGAGCTGTCGTTCCTGGACATCCACAACGTGCTGGCGGTGCGCGGCGACACGACCGACTGGAAGGAGGTCCGCAGCGGCGCGCGCAACAAATACGCCGCCGACGTCGTGCGCCAGATCGTGGACATGAACCACGGCCGCTACCTCCACAAGCTGACCGACGCGCAGCCGACCGACTTCTGCATCGGCGTGGCCGCCTACCCCGAGAAGCACTTCGAGGCGCCCAGCCTCGCCTACGACATCCAGCACCTGAAGGCCAAGGTGGACGCCGGCGCCGACTACGTGATCACCCAGATGTTCTTCGACAACGCGCCCTACTTCTCGTTCGTCGAGCGCTGCCGCGCCGCGGGCATCACGGTGCCGATCATCCCGGGCCTGAAGGTCGTCGGGCGCAGGAGCCTGCT
This window of the bacterium genome carries:
- a CDS encoding homocysteine S-methyltransferase family protein — encoded protein: MADFREALRERVLVCDGAMGTSIQFRAPALDDFAGHEGLNEWLNLTRPDLIADIHDDFLRAGCDVIETNSFGAFPVVLDEFGQGGEARRLARVSAEIARRVADDHAADGRPRFVAGSMGPGTKLPSLGHIAFSGLRDAYEPLVEGLLAGGCDLLLIETCQDPLQLRAALAGARRVFARLGRSVPVGVQITVETNGAMLLGTEPAAAVAAILPLKPDFIGLNCATGPDMMREHVRTLCRRSPVPVSVMPNAGLPRSVDGAMVYDLSPADFARVLTGYVETFGVGMVGGCCGTEPRHLRELVARIGERAAPRRDV
- a CDS encoding methylenetetrahydrofolate reductase, translated to MKIGKTLAARRDPFFSFELTPPERGMSISDVTEIVDQLIPFDPLFIDVTNHAADSWFEELDGASYVRHITRKRPGTLGLCAALKYRYDVETVPHLLCHGFTQEETEDALIELSFLDIHNVLAVRGDTTDWKEVRSGARNKYAADVVRQIVDMNHGRYLHKLTDAQPTDFCIGVAAYPEKHFEAPSLAYDIQHLKAKVDAGADYVITQMFFDNAPYFSFVERCRAAGITVPIIPGLKVVGRRSLLTNIPRNFHVDLPDGLVDAVAATKDAGEAGVIGVEHAFAQARGLLDGGAPGVHFFVYNDARLTAEVLQKLDM